A genomic stretch from Candidatus Cloacimonadota bacterium includes:
- a CDS encoding saccharopine dehydrogenase NADP-binding domain-containing protein, whose product MANLQRITNTSKSFYKIRKDISMKKVLILGAGLVSRPHVNYLLAQKDFMVTVASRTVSKAEKLVAGHPNGKPVELNVQDDDMLDKLVSEHDLSVSLLPYVYHVKVAKLCIKHGKHMVTTSYVSDAMRELDEDARDADVLILNEIGVDPGIDHMSAMRVIDGVKEQNGRILSFRSYCGGLPAPEANTNPWGYKFSWSPRGVVMAGKNASKWLEDGEIIDIPGPELFAHHWEVEIPEFGTLEGYPNRNSVPYVDLYSIENTKTMFRGTLRYPGWCATMKKIVDLGLLDDEKKYDLTGITYADFMINFVTTDTHTSLKENLAAQWELPIDANPIYRIEWLGLLSDIIIGLDEGTAMDVFCHALNNKLNYEPGERDLLVLHHDFIAKFPDKKQHITSTMIDYGIPNGDSSMSRTVGLPAAIAVKLILEGKIQEKGVKIPVDPEIYLPVLEELKKQNIECVERFEDM is encoded by the coding sequence ATGGCAAACTTACAGAGAATTACAAATACATCAAAAAGTTTTTATAAGATACGAAAGGATATTTCAATGAAAAAAGTACTTATTCTAGGAGCTGGATTGGTATCCAGACCTCATGTGAACTATCTTCTTGCTCAAAAAGATTTTATGGTGACTGTGGCAAGCAGAACGGTCAGCAAAGCTGAAAAGCTGGTTGCCGGTCATCCAAATGGGAAGCCTGTCGAGTTGAATGTTCAGGATGATGATATGCTTGATAAACTGGTTTCTGAGCACGATCTCTCTGTTAGCTTACTGCCCTATGTCTATCATGTGAAAGTGGCAAAACTCTGCATCAAACACGGTAAACACATGGTCACAACATCCTATGTAAGCGATGCAATGCGCGAACTGGACGAGGATGCCCGTGATGCTGATGTGCTCATTCTTAATGAGATCGGCGTCGATCCCGGTATCGATCACATGTCAGCAATGAGAGTTATAGACGGTGTGAAAGAACAAAACGGAAGGATCCTCAGTTTCAGATCATACTGCGGTGGACTTCCAGCTCCTGAAGCAAATACCAATCCCTGGGGTTACAAATTTTCATGGAGCCCACGCGGCGTAGTCATGGCAGGAAAGAATGCATCAAAGTGGCTCGAGGATGGCGAGATCATCGATATTCCCGGACCGGAACTCTTTGCCCATCACTGGGAAGTCGAGATTCCTGAATTCGGCACGCTCGAGGGATATCCAAATAGAAATTCGGTTCCTTATGTCGATCTATATAGTATTGAAAATACAAAGACCATGTTTCGCGGTACCCTGCGCTATCCCGGATGGTGCGCAACCATGAAAAAGATCGTTGACCTCGGTCTTCTCGATGATGAGAAGAAGTATGACCTCACGGGCATTACGTATGCAGATTTCATGATAAATTTCGTGACAACCGATACTCATACATCGCTCAAAGAAAACCTCGCAGCGCAGTGGGAACTTCCAATTGATGCCAACCCGATCTACCGAATTGAATGGCTTGGACTTCTCAGCGATATCATCATTGGTCTTGATGAAGGAACAGCAATGGACGTATTCTGTCATGCTCTGAACAATAAACTGAATTACGAACCGGGTGAACGAGACCTGCTCGTACTTCACCATGATTTTATTGCAAAATTTCCGGACAAGAAACAGCATATTACTTCGACCATGATCGATTATGGTATTCCGAATGGTGACTCTTCGATGTCACGAACCGTTGGACTGCCTGCTGCGATCGCAGTGAAGCTCATTCTTGAAGGAAAGATACAGGAAAAGGGTGTGAAGATACCTGTCGATCCTGAGATCTACCTGCCCGTTCTTGAAGAATTGAAAAAACAAAACATCGAATGTGTCGAGCGGTTTGAAGACATGTAA